One region of Lysobacter silvisoli genomic DNA includes:
- the pyrE gene encoding orotate phosphoribosyltransferase, whose protein sequence is MTDHRSRFLQLALRADALRFGDFTLKSGRSSPYFFNAGRFDSGAALAELAGCYADAIDAHGLDFDLLFGPAYKGIPLASALACEYARRGRDLPLAFNRKEAKTHGEGGSLIGAPLDGRRVLIVDDVITAGTAIREALAIIAGAGGRAVGIVIALDRQEAVDPATTRRSAAETVAIEQGLPVIAVATLADLLDYTGAAATDDPEWAAQRSRLLDYRARYGSQAQD, encoded by the coding sequence ATGACCGACCACCGCTCCCGCTTCCTGCAACTGGCCCTGCGCGCCGACGCCCTGCGCTTCGGCGACTTCACCCTGAAGTCCGGCCGCAGCAGCCCCTACTTCTTCAACGCCGGCCGCTTCGACTCCGGCGCGGCCCTGGCCGAGCTGGCCGGCTGCTACGCCGACGCCATCGACGCCCACGGCCTGGACTTCGACCTGCTGTTCGGGCCGGCCTACAAGGGCATCCCGCTGGCCAGCGCCCTGGCCTGCGAATACGCGCGCCGCGGCCGCGACCTGCCGCTGGCGTTCAACCGCAAGGAAGCCAAGACCCACGGCGAAGGCGGCAGCCTGATCGGCGCGCCGCTGGACGGCCGCCGGGTGCTGATCGTGGACGACGTGATCACCGCCGGCACCGCGATCCGCGAGGCGCTGGCCATCATCGCCGGCGCCGGCGGCCGCGCGGTCGGCATCGTGATCGCGCTGGACCGCCAGGAGGCGGTGGACCCGGCCACTACCCGACGCTCGGCGGCAGAAACTGTCGCAATCGAACAGGGCCTGCCGGTGATCGCGGTGGCGACCCTGGCCGACCTGCTCGACTACACCGGCGCGGCGGCCACGGACGACCCCGAATGGGCCGCGCAGCGCTCGCGTTTGCTCGACTACCGCGCGCGCTACGGCAGCCAGGCGCAAGACTGA